A genomic segment from Ciona intestinalis chromosome 10, KH, whole genome shotgun sequence encodes:
- the LOC113474609 gene encoding protein unc-93 homolog A-like isoform X1 yields MSGCYPVSFSEPYILIPAGVIVGMGESVMWPVMMVYVVHFARRFAKFGSKDTTVVITEFTGYFFCIFQISQTLGNLLSYAILYAGKTVAEGEGSNSSALADLSICGVNDCQLPNTTNLNLNQYVPQSGTVLYVMIGVMAFLVLSSIGIMGVLVKKIDPSLEIQDKKGHITSFCKTVSRTYEVLEIEQGNLNTETTFQYIRKSVTATFKHLIHPKQLLITPFALYSGLFMSFIFAEMPRAYASCMLGVAQVGLCLALCYTCDAIVSYFCCKVTSKIGRVIPITVVALIDIGNYIFLLFWIPTSSTTWLVYVIFAVFGCLDGVWNPQVNDIHGSHFPENQDMAFVVWNLWTLVGIAIQYGWSTSLCVNVKIYIQLGLLCFSLFCYSIAEYRITQEKNRANKEKGTYYVSF; encoded by the exons ATGTCTGGTTGTTATCCTGTTTCTTTTTCAGAACCTTACATTCTTATACCAGCTGGAGTTATAGTTGGAATGGGAGAGTCCGTGATGTGGCCAGTCATGATGGTTTATGTAGTACATTTCGCTAGACGATTTGCCAAGTTTGGTTCTAAAGACACCACCGTCGTAATAACTGAATTTACGGGATATTTCTTCTGTATCTTTCAAATCAGTCAA ACCTTGGGCAATCTTTTGAGCTACGCGATTCTTTACGCCGGTAAGACAGTCGCCGAAGGAGAAGGTTCCAACAGTAGTGCACTGGCTGACTTGTCCATTTGCGGTGTCAACGACTGCCAGCTTCCTAATACTACCAACTTAAACTTAAATCAGTACGTTCCTCAATCAGGTACAGTACTTTATGTGATGATCGGAGTCATGGCATTTCTCGTGTTATCGTCTATTGGAATCATGGGGGTTTTGGTCAAAAAAATAGACCCGTCGCTGGAAATTCAGGACAAGAAAGGACATATTACGAGCTTTTGCAAAACAGTATCTCGAACTTACGAAGTGCTCGAGATTGAACAGGGAAACTTAAATACTGAG ACCACTTTCCAGTATATACGAAAATCAGTGACAGCAACTTTCAAGCATCTTATACACCCAAAGCAACTTTTGATAACGCCTTTTGCGTTATACAGCGGCTTGTTCATGTCGTTTATATTTGCCGAAATGCCCAGAGCATACGCATCGTGCATGCTCGGAGTGGCGCAG gtCGGATTATGTTTGGCACTTTGTTACACATGCGACGCTATTGTTTCTTACTTCTGTTGCAAAGTGACTAGCAAAATCGGTCGTGTAATTCCTATAACCGTGGTCGCTTTGATTGACATTGGAAACTACATATTCCTCCTATTTTGGATACCTACGTCATCAACCACGTGGTTGGTATACGTAATATTTGCTGTGTTCGGTTGCCTTGACGGTGTTTGGAATCCCCAGGTTAACG ATATACATGGTTCACACTTTCCCGAAAACCAAGACATGGCTTTCGTCGTCTGGAATCTCTGGACGTTGGTCGGTATAGCAATACAGTACGGTTGGAGCACAAGCCTTTGCGTAAACGTGAAAATCTACATCCAGCTTGGTCTTTTATGTTTCTCATTGTTTTGTTACA GTATTGCAGAGTATCGTATAACACAAGAAAAGAATCGAGCAAACAAGGAGAAGGGTACTTATTATGTGTCTTTCTAA
- the LOC113474609 gene encoding protein unc-93 homolog A-like isoform X2, whose protein sequence is MGESVMWPVMMVYVVHFARRFAKFGSKDTTVVITEFTGYFFCIFQISQTLGNLLSYAILYAGKTVAEGEGSNSSALADLSICGVNDCQLPNTTNLNLNQYVPQSGTVLYVMIGVMAFLVLSSIGIMGVLVKKIDPSLEIQDKKGHITSFCKTVSRTYEVLEIEQGNLNTETTFQYIRKSVTATFKHLIHPKQLLITPFALYSGLFMSFIFAEMPRAYASCMLGVAQVGLCLALCYTCDAIVSYFCCKVTSKIGRVIPITVVALIDIGNYIFLLFWIPTSSTTWLVYVIFAVFGCLDGVWNPQVNDIHGSHFPENQDMAFVVWNLWTLVGIAIQYGWSTSLCVNVKIYIQLGLLCFSLFCYSIAEYRITQEKNRANKEKGTYYVSF, encoded by the exons ATGGGAGAGTCCGTGATGTGGCCAGTCATGATGGTTTATGTAGTACATTTCGCTAGACGATTTGCCAAGTTTGGTTCTAAAGACACCACCGTCGTAATAACTGAATTTACGGGATATTTCTTCTGTATCTTTCAAATCAGTCAA ACCTTGGGCAATCTTTTGAGCTACGCGATTCTTTACGCCGGTAAGACAGTCGCCGAAGGAGAAGGTTCCAACAGTAGTGCACTGGCTGACTTGTCCATTTGCGGTGTCAACGACTGCCAGCTTCCTAATACTACCAACTTAAACTTAAATCAGTACGTTCCTCAATCAGGTACAGTACTTTATGTGATGATCGGAGTCATGGCATTTCTCGTGTTATCGTCTATTGGAATCATGGGGGTTTTGGTCAAAAAAATAGACCCGTCGCTGGAAATTCAGGACAAGAAAGGACATATTACGAGCTTTTGCAAAACAGTATCTCGAACTTACGAAGTGCTCGAGATTGAACAGGGAAACTTAAATACTGAG ACCACTTTCCAGTATATACGAAAATCAGTGACAGCAACTTTCAAGCATCTTATACACCCAAAGCAACTTTTGATAACGCCTTTTGCGTTATACAGCGGCTTGTTCATGTCGTTTATATTTGCCGAAATGCCCAGAGCATACGCATCGTGCATGCTCGGAGTGGCGCAG gtCGGATTATGTTTGGCACTTTGTTACACATGCGACGCTATTGTTTCTTACTTCTGTTGCAAAGTGACTAGCAAAATCGGTCGTGTAATTCCTATAACCGTGGTCGCTTTGATTGACATTGGAAACTACATATTCCTCCTATTTTGGATACCTACGTCATCAACCACGTGGTTGGTATACGTAATATTTGCTGTGTTCGGTTGCCTTGACGGTGTTTGGAATCCCCAGGTTAACG ATATACATGGTTCACACTTTCCCGAAAACCAAGACATGGCTTTCGTCGTCTGGAATCTCTGGACGTTGGTCGGTATAGCAATACAGTACGGTTGGAGCACAAGCCTTTGCGTAAACGTGAAAATCTACATCCAGCTTGGTCTTTTATGTTTCTCATTGTTTTGTTACA GTATTGCAGAGTATCGTATAACACAAGAAAAGAATCGAGCAAACAAGGAGAAGGGTACTTATTATGTGTCTTTCTAA